In a single window of the Solea solea chromosome 14, fSolSol10.1, whole genome shotgun sequence genome:
- the slc44a1b gene encoding choline transporter-like protein 1 isoform X4, which yields MEPEHLSSTSQQQQQLHLRKKRTKREWRPLEDRSCTDLHWFLLFTVFCVGMGSICGFTVVTGGAARLVFGYDSYGNTCGQRNEHIEGVRLSGLDHTDRKYVFFLDPCNIDIVQRKIRSIALCVSLCPRHELGTYSDLKTFAMVNGSELCSYELAAHKYPVLPERFNKCPKLPVPPSKPLPVFNRCTPLDVSCYTKFAEAVVTFVGDNSSLHRLIAGVAASKEIIVGLCVLALVLSMILTIIVRFISTVLVWILTSLLVLGSLAGSSVLWWLYIDHRLNRNDTSTKVTKETKEEAELSRDGGQALLVYAAAATVFTIIVLLLMLFMRKRVALTIALFHVAGKVFVHLPLLTLQPFLTFLVLLVFWIYWILVLLFLGTTGEPVQNLDSGVTEFRLTGPLQYLTWYHAVGLIWITEFILACQHMTVAGAVVTYYFTRDKNRLPLTPILSSILRLLRFHLGTVAKGSFIITVVKIPRLLLMYIHNQLRGKENVCARCLLKTCICCLWCLEKCLNYLNQNAYAATAINSTSFCSSARDAFVLLVENALRVATINAIGDFVLFLGKVLIVTSTAFAGVLLLNYQRDYAEWLLPLAIVCLFSFLVAHCFLSVFEIVVDVLFLCFAIDTKYNDGSPGKEFFMDKALMEFVQSSRRLERAVDRGRNRVKEVVSEEAEMKSMAPGTSSA from the exons ATGGAACCAGAGcatctgtcctccacctctcagcaacagcagcagcttcatctaAGGAAAAAG CGGACAAAGAGAGAGTGGAGGCCGCTGGAGGACAGAAGCTGCACCGACCTGCACTGGTTCCTGCTCTTCACTGTCTTCTGCGTCGGCATG GGAAGCATCTGTGGCTTCACCGTGGTCACAGGTGGGGCTGCTCGCCTTGTCTTTGGCTACGACAGCTACGGAAACACCTGCGGTCAACGCAACGAACACATCGAAGGAGTCAGACTGAGCGGCCTCGACCACAcggacaggaa GTATGTTTTCTTCCTGGATCCTTGTAACATCGACATCGTCCAGAGGAAGATCCGCTCCATCGCTTTGTGCGTTTCCCTGTGTCCTCGGCACGAACTCGGGACATACAGTGACCTCAAGACTTTTGCCATGGTCAACG ggtCAGAGTTGTGCTCATATGAGCTGGCGGCTCACAAATATCCCGTTCTACCTGAGAGGTTCAACAAGTGTCCCAAACTTCCTGTTCCACCGAG TAAACCGCTGCCCGTATTTAACCGCTGCACGCCACTGGATGTTTCCTGTTACACAAAGTTTGCCGAGGCAGTGGTGACATTTGTGGGCGACAACAGTTCCCTGCACCGCCTGATCGCAGGCGTCGCTGCCAGTAAAGAAATCATCGTGGGCCTGTGCGTCCTCGCGCTCG tcCTGTCCATGATCCTGACCATCATCGTCCGTTTCATCTCCACTGTGCTTGTCTGGATCCTCACGTCGCTGCTGGTGCTCGGTTCACTGg cggGGAGCAGCGTCCTCTGGTGGCTTTACATCGACCATCGCCTGAACAGAAATGATACGTCTACAAAAGTAACCAAGGAAACaaaggaggaggcggagctgagCAGAGATGGCGGTCAGGCACTGCTCGTCTATGCTGCCGCTGCCACCGTCTTCACC ATCATCGTGTTGCTGCTGATGCTCTTTATGAGGAAACGCGTGGCTTTGACCATCGCTCTGTTCCACGTGGCGGGGAAAGTCTTTGTCCACTTGCCCCTCCTCACCCTGCAGCCCTTCCTCACCTTCCTTGTCCTCCTTGTCTTCTGGATCTACTGGATCCTGGTGCTACTGTTTCTGGGAACCACAG GTGAGCCGGTGCAGAACCTGGATTCAGGTGTGACAGAGTTCAGACTGACTGGTCCTCTTCAGTACCTGACCTGGTACCATGCTGTGGGTCTGATCTGGATCACTGAGTTTATTCTGGCCTGTCAGCACATGACTGTGGCTGGAGCTGTGGTCACCTACTACTTCACCAG GGACAAGAACCGTCTCCCACTGACTCCGATCCTGTCGTCCATCCTGAGGCTGCTGCGGTTTCACCTGGGAACTGTAGCTAAAGGTTCTTTCATCATCACCGTGGTGAAGATCCCCAGACTCCTGCTCATGTACATCCACAACCAGCTGAGAGGAAAG GAGAACGTCTGCGCCCGCTGTCTGCTGAAGACCTGTATCTgctgtttgtggtgtttggagaAGTGCCTCAACTATCTCAATCAG aatgCATATGCAGCCACCGCCATCAACAGCACCAGTTTCTGTTCGTCAGCCCGCGACGCCTTCGTCTTATTGGTGGAAAACGCGCTGCGTGTCGCTACAATCAACGCCATCGGAGACTTTGTCCTCTTTCTGGGGAAG GTCCTGATCGTGACATCCACAGCATTCGCTGGTGTCCTTCTCCTCAACTACCAGCGAGATTATGCTGAGTGGCTGCTGCCGCTCGCCATCGTGtgtctcttctccttcctcGTCGCCCACTGCTTCCTGTCCGTCTTCGAGATCGTGGTCGACGTCCTTTTCCTCTGTTTCGCCATCGACACCAAGTACAACGACGGTTCTCCAGGGAAAGAGTTCTTCATGGACAAAGCTCTgatg GAATTTgtgcagagcagcaggaggttGGAACGGGCTGTGGATCGTGGGCGGAACCGGGTGAAGGAGGTGGTCTCTGAGGAGGCGGAGATGAAGTCCATG gctccGGGGACGAGTTCAGCTtga
- the slc44a1b gene encoding choline transporter-like protein 1 isoform X3, with translation MEPEHLSSTSQQQQQLHLRKKRTKREWRPLEDRSCTDLHWFLLFTVFCVGMGSICGFTVVTGGAARLVFGYDSYGNTCGQRNEHIEGVRLSGLDHTDRKYVFFLDPCNIDIVQRKIRSIALCVSLCPRHELGTYSDLKTFAMVNGSELCSYELAAHKYPVLPERFNKCPKLPVPPSKPLPVFNRCTPLDVSCYTKFAEAVVTFVGDNSSLHRLIAGVAASKEIIVGLCVLALVLSMILTIIVRFISTVLVWILTSLLVLGSLAGSSVLWWLYIDHRLNRNDTSTKVTKETKEEAELSRDGGQALLVYAAAATVFTIIVLLLMLFMRKRVALTIALFHVAGKVFVHLPLLTLQPFLTFLVLLVFWIYWILVLLFLGTTGEPVQNLDSGVTEFRLTGPLQYLTWYHAVGLIWITEFILACQHMTVAGAVVTYYFTRDKNRLPLTPILSSILRLLRFHLGTVAKGSFIITVVKIPRLLLMYIHNQLRGKENVCARCLLKTCICCLWCLEKCLNYLNQNAYAATAINSTSFCSSARDAFVLLVENALRVATINAIGDFVLFLGKVLIVTSTAFAGVLLLNYQRDYAEWLLPLAIVCLFSFLVAHCFLSVFEIVVDVLFLCFAIDTKYNDGSPGKEFFMDKALMEFVQSSRRLERAVDRGRNRVKEVVSEEAEMKSMCPAEDPCLLMDRNGRGQY, from the exons ATGGAACCAGAGcatctgtcctccacctctcagcaacagcagcagcttcatctaAGGAAAAAG CGGACAAAGAGAGAGTGGAGGCCGCTGGAGGACAGAAGCTGCACCGACCTGCACTGGTTCCTGCTCTTCACTGTCTTCTGCGTCGGCATG GGAAGCATCTGTGGCTTCACCGTGGTCACAGGTGGGGCTGCTCGCCTTGTCTTTGGCTACGACAGCTACGGAAACACCTGCGGTCAACGCAACGAACACATCGAAGGAGTCAGACTGAGCGGCCTCGACCACAcggacaggaa GTATGTTTTCTTCCTGGATCCTTGTAACATCGACATCGTCCAGAGGAAGATCCGCTCCATCGCTTTGTGCGTTTCCCTGTGTCCTCGGCACGAACTCGGGACATACAGTGACCTCAAGACTTTTGCCATGGTCAACG ggtCAGAGTTGTGCTCATATGAGCTGGCGGCTCACAAATATCCCGTTCTACCTGAGAGGTTCAACAAGTGTCCCAAACTTCCTGTTCCACCGAG TAAACCGCTGCCCGTATTTAACCGCTGCACGCCACTGGATGTTTCCTGTTACACAAAGTTTGCCGAGGCAGTGGTGACATTTGTGGGCGACAACAGTTCCCTGCACCGCCTGATCGCAGGCGTCGCTGCCAGTAAAGAAATCATCGTGGGCCTGTGCGTCCTCGCGCTCG tcCTGTCCATGATCCTGACCATCATCGTCCGTTTCATCTCCACTGTGCTTGTCTGGATCCTCACGTCGCTGCTGGTGCTCGGTTCACTGg cggGGAGCAGCGTCCTCTGGTGGCTTTACATCGACCATCGCCTGAACAGAAATGATACGTCTACAAAAGTAACCAAGGAAACaaaggaggaggcggagctgagCAGAGATGGCGGTCAGGCACTGCTCGTCTATGCTGCCGCTGCCACCGTCTTCACC ATCATCGTGTTGCTGCTGATGCTCTTTATGAGGAAACGCGTGGCTTTGACCATCGCTCTGTTCCACGTGGCGGGGAAAGTCTTTGTCCACTTGCCCCTCCTCACCCTGCAGCCCTTCCTCACCTTCCTTGTCCTCCTTGTCTTCTGGATCTACTGGATCCTGGTGCTACTGTTTCTGGGAACCACAG GTGAGCCGGTGCAGAACCTGGATTCAGGTGTGACAGAGTTCAGACTGACTGGTCCTCTTCAGTACCTGACCTGGTACCATGCTGTGGGTCTGATCTGGATCACTGAGTTTATTCTGGCCTGTCAGCACATGACTGTGGCTGGAGCTGTGGTCACCTACTACTTCACCAG GGACAAGAACCGTCTCCCACTGACTCCGATCCTGTCGTCCATCCTGAGGCTGCTGCGGTTTCACCTGGGAACTGTAGCTAAAGGTTCTTTCATCATCACCGTGGTGAAGATCCCCAGACTCCTGCTCATGTACATCCACAACCAGCTGAGAGGAAAG GAGAACGTCTGCGCCCGCTGTCTGCTGAAGACCTGTATCTgctgtttgtggtgtttggagaAGTGCCTCAACTATCTCAATCAG aatgCATATGCAGCCACCGCCATCAACAGCACCAGTTTCTGTTCGTCAGCCCGCGACGCCTTCGTCTTATTGGTGGAAAACGCGCTGCGTGTCGCTACAATCAACGCCATCGGAGACTTTGTCCTCTTTCTGGGGAAG GTCCTGATCGTGACATCCACAGCATTCGCTGGTGTCCTTCTCCTCAACTACCAGCGAGATTATGCTGAGTGGCTGCTGCCGCTCGCCATCGTGtgtctcttctccttcctcGTCGCCCACTGCTTCCTGTCCGTCTTCGAGATCGTGGTCGACGTCCTTTTCCTCTGTTTCGCCATCGACACCAAGTACAACGACGGTTCTCCAGGGAAAGAGTTCTTCATGGACAAAGCTCTgatg GAATTTgtgcagagcagcaggaggttGGAACGGGCTGTGGATCGTGGGCGGAACCGGGTGAAGGAGGTGGTCTCTGAGGAGGCGGAGATGAAGTCCATG TGTCCAGCAGAGGACCCCTGCCTGCTGATGGACAGAAATGGACGAGGACAATATTGA
- the slc44a1b gene encoding choline transporter-like protein 1 isoform X1, translating into MEPEHLSSTSQQQQQLHLRKKRTKREWRPLEDRSCTDLHWFLLFTVFCVGMGSICGFTVVTGGAARLVFGYDSYGNTCGQRNEHIEGVRLSGLDHTDRKYVFFLDPCNIDIVQRKIRSIALCVSLCPRHELGTYSDLKTFAMVNGSELCSYELAAHKYPVLPERFNKCPKLPVPPSKPLPVFNRCTPLDVSCYTKFAEAVVTFVGDNSSLHRLIAGVAASKEIIVGLCVLALVLSMILTIIVRFISTVLVWILTSLLVLGSLAGSSVLWWLYIDHRLNRNDTSTKVTKETKEEAELSRDGGQALLVYAAAATVFTIIVLLLMLFMRKRVALTIALFHVAGKVFVHLPLLTLQPFLTFLVLLVFWIYWILVLLFLGTTGEPVQNLDSGVTEFRLTGPLQYLTWYHAVGLIWITEFILACQHMTVAGAVVTYYFTRDKNRLPLTPILSSILRLLRFHLGTVAKGSFIITVVKIPRLLLMYIHNQLRGKENVCARCLLKTCICCLWCLEKCLNYLNQNAYAATAINSTSFCSSARDAFVLLVENALRVATINAIGDFVLFLGKVLIVTSTAFAGVLLLNYQRDYAEWLLPLAIVCLFSFLVAHCFLSVFEIVVDVLFLCFAIDTKYNDGSPGKEFFMDKALMEFVQSSRRLERAVDRGRNRVKEVVSEEAEMKSMVSDSESRGEAVSGAEWEELQEFQVYYLLVAVLVDWVLTEQSGFVLCLSEDVVLFLCVYLPTSTLFLFVSLLHTPSPVPSANATTSDTVTTTC; encoded by the exons ATGGAACCAGAGcatctgtcctccacctctcagcaacagcagcagcttcatctaAGGAAAAAG CGGACAAAGAGAGAGTGGAGGCCGCTGGAGGACAGAAGCTGCACCGACCTGCACTGGTTCCTGCTCTTCACTGTCTTCTGCGTCGGCATG GGAAGCATCTGTGGCTTCACCGTGGTCACAGGTGGGGCTGCTCGCCTTGTCTTTGGCTACGACAGCTACGGAAACACCTGCGGTCAACGCAACGAACACATCGAAGGAGTCAGACTGAGCGGCCTCGACCACAcggacaggaa GTATGTTTTCTTCCTGGATCCTTGTAACATCGACATCGTCCAGAGGAAGATCCGCTCCATCGCTTTGTGCGTTTCCCTGTGTCCTCGGCACGAACTCGGGACATACAGTGACCTCAAGACTTTTGCCATGGTCAACG ggtCAGAGTTGTGCTCATATGAGCTGGCGGCTCACAAATATCCCGTTCTACCTGAGAGGTTCAACAAGTGTCCCAAACTTCCTGTTCCACCGAG TAAACCGCTGCCCGTATTTAACCGCTGCACGCCACTGGATGTTTCCTGTTACACAAAGTTTGCCGAGGCAGTGGTGACATTTGTGGGCGACAACAGTTCCCTGCACCGCCTGATCGCAGGCGTCGCTGCCAGTAAAGAAATCATCGTGGGCCTGTGCGTCCTCGCGCTCG tcCTGTCCATGATCCTGACCATCATCGTCCGTTTCATCTCCACTGTGCTTGTCTGGATCCTCACGTCGCTGCTGGTGCTCGGTTCACTGg cggGGAGCAGCGTCCTCTGGTGGCTTTACATCGACCATCGCCTGAACAGAAATGATACGTCTACAAAAGTAACCAAGGAAACaaaggaggaggcggagctgagCAGAGATGGCGGTCAGGCACTGCTCGTCTATGCTGCCGCTGCCACCGTCTTCACC ATCATCGTGTTGCTGCTGATGCTCTTTATGAGGAAACGCGTGGCTTTGACCATCGCTCTGTTCCACGTGGCGGGGAAAGTCTTTGTCCACTTGCCCCTCCTCACCCTGCAGCCCTTCCTCACCTTCCTTGTCCTCCTTGTCTTCTGGATCTACTGGATCCTGGTGCTACTGTTTCTGGGAACCACAG GTGAGCCGGTGCAGAACCTGGATTCAGGTGTGACAGAGTTCAGACTGACTGGTCCTCTTCAGTACCTGACCTGGTACCATGCTGTGGGTCTGATCTGGATCACTGAGTTTATTCTGGCCTGTCAGCACATGACTGTGGCTGGAGCTGTGGTCACCTACTACTTCACCAG GGACAAGAACCGTCTCCCACTGACTCCGATCCTGTCGTCCATCCTGAGGCTGCTGCGGTTTCACCTGGGAACTGTAGCTAAAGGTTCTTTCATCATCACCGTGGTGAAGATCCCCAGACTCCTGCTCATGTACATCCACAACCAGCTGAGAGGAAAG GAGAACGTCTGCGCCCGCTGTCTGCTGAAGACCTGTATCTgctgtttgtggtgtttggagaAGTGCCTCAACTATCTCAATCAG aatgCATATGCAGCCACCGCCATCAACAGCACCAGTTTCTGTTCGTCAGCCCGCGACGCCTTCGTCTTATTGGTGGAAAACGCGCTGCGTGTCGCTACAATCAACGCCATCGGAGACTTTGTCCTCTTTCTGGGGAAG GTCCTGATCGTGACATCCACAGCATTCGCTGGTGTCCTTCTCCTCAACTACCAGCGAGATTATGCTGAGTGGCTGCTGCCGCTCGCCATCGTGtgtctcttctccttcctcGTCGCCCACTGCTTCCTGTCCGTCTTCGAGATCGTGGTCGACGTCCTTTTCCTCTGTTTCGCCATCGACACCAAGTACAACGACGGTTCTCCAGGGAAAGAGTTCTTCATGGACAAAGCTCTgatg GAATTTgtgcagagcagcaggaggttGGAACGGGCTGTGGATCGTGGGCGGAACCGGGTGAAGGAGGTGGTCTCTGAGGAGGCGGAGATGAAGTCCATGGTGAGTGACAGTGAGAGCAGAGGGGAGGCGGTCAGTGGAGCTGAGTGGGAGGAGCTTCAGGAGTTCCAGGTATACTACCTGTTGGTGGCAGTGCTGGTGGACTGGGTTCTGACGGAGCAGAGCGGCTTTGTCCTCTGTCTCAGTGAGGACGTTGTCCTCTTCCTTTGTGTCTACCTGCCCACCTCCACCCTCTTCCTGTTTGTCAGTCTGCTGCACACGCCAAGCCCCGTCCCCTCTGCCAACGCCACAACATCAGACACCGTCACCACTACATGCTAA
- the slc44a1b gene encoding choline transporter-like protein 1 isoform X2, translated as MGCCGSTERTKREWRPLEDRSCTDLHWFLLFTVFCVGMGSICGFTVVTGGAARLVFGYDSYGNTCGQRNEHIEGVRLSGLDHTDRKYVFFLDPCNIDIVQRKIRSIALCVSLCPRHELGTYSDLKTFAMVNGSELCSYELAAHKYPVLPERFNKCPKLPVPPSKPLPVFNRCTPLDVSCYTKFAEAVVTFVGDNSSLHRLIAGVAASKEIIVGLCVLALVLSMILTIIVRFISTVLVWILTSLLVLGSLAGSSVLWWLYIDHRLNRNDTSTKVTKETKEEAELSRDGGQALLVYAAAATVFTIIVLLLMLFMRKRVALTIALFHVAGKVFVHLPLLTLQPFLTFLVLLVFWIYWILVLLFLGTTGEPVQNLDSGVTEFRLTGPLQYLTWYHAVGLIWITEFILACQHMTVAGAVVTYYFTRDKNRLPLTPILSSILRLLRFHLGTVAKGSFIITVVKIPRLLLMYIHNQLRGKENVCARCLLKTCICCLWCLEKCLNYLNQNAYAATAINSTSFCSSARDAFVLLVENALRVATINAIGDFVLFLGKVLIVTSTAFAGVLLLNYQRDYAEWLLPLAIVCLFSFLVAHCFLSVFEIVVDVLFLCFAIDTKYNDGSPGKEFFMDKALMEFVQSSRRLERAVDRGRNRVKEVVSEEAEMKSMVSDSESRGEAVSGAEWEELQEFQVYYLLVAVLVDWVLTEQSGFVLCLSEDVVLFLCVYLPTSTLFLFVSLLHTPSPVPSANATTSDTVTTTC; from the exons ATGGGATGCTGCGGTAGCACGGAG CGGACAAAGAGAGAGTGGAGGCCGCTGGAGGACAGAAGCTGCACCGACCTGCACTGGTTCCTGCTCTTCACTGTCTTCTGCGTCGGCATG GGAAGCATCTGTGGCTTCACCGTGGTCACAGGTGGGGCTGCTCGCCTTGTCTTTGGCTACGACAGCTACGGAAACACCTGCGGTCAACGCAACGAACACATCGAAGGAGTCAGACTGAGCGGCCTCGACCACAcggacaggaa GTATGTTTTCTTCCTGGATCCTTGTAACATCGACATCGTCCAGAGGAAGATCCGCTCCATCGCTTTGTGCGTTTCCCTGTGTCCTCGGCACGAACTCGGGACATACAGTGACCTCAAGACTTTTGCCATGGTCAACG ggtCAGAGTTGTGCTCATATGAGCTGGCGGCTCACAAATATCCCGTTCTACCTGAGAGGTTCAACAAGTGTCCCAAACTTCCTGTTCCACCGAG TAAACCGCTGCCCGTATTTAACCGCTGCACGCCACTGGATGTTTCCTGTTACACAAAGTTTGCCGAGGCAGTGGTGACATTTGTGGGCGACAACAGTTCCCTGCACCGCCTGATCGCAGGCGTCGCTGCCAGTAAAGAAATCATCGTGGGCCTGTGCGTCCTCGCGCTCG tcCTGTCCATGATCCTGACCATCATCGTCCGTTTCATCTCCACTGTGCTTGTCTGGATCCTCACGTCGCTGCTGGTGCTCGGTTCACTGg cggGGAGCAGCGTCCTCTGGTGGCTTTACATCGACCATCGCCTGAACAGAAATGATACGTCTACAAAAGTAACCAAGGAAACaaaggaggaggcggagctgagCAGAGATGGCGGTCAGGCACTGCTCGTCTATGCTGCCGCTGCCACCGTCTTCACC ATCATCGTGTTGCTGCTGATGCTCTTTATGAGGAAACGCGTGGCTTTGACCATCGCTCTGTTCCACGTGGCGGGGAAAGTCTTTGTCCACTTGCCCCTCCTCACCCTGCAGCCCTTCCTCACCTTCCTTGTCCTCCTTGTCTTCTGGATCTACTGGATCCTGGTGCTACTGTTTCTGGGAACCACAG GTGAGCCGGTGCAGAACCTGGATTCAGGTGTGACAGAGTTCAGACTGACTGGTCCTCTTCAGTACCTGACCTGGTACCATGCTGTGGGTCTGATCTGGATCACTGAGTTTATTCTGGCCTGTCAGCACATGACTGTGGCTGGAGCTGTGGTCACCTACTACTTCACCAG GGACAAGAACCGTCTCCCACTGACTCCGATCCTGTCGTCCATCCTGAGGCTGCTGCGGTTTCACCTGGGAACTGTAGCTAAAGGTTCTTTCATCATCACCGTGGTGAAGATCCCCAGACTCCTGCTCATGTACATCCACAACCAGCTGAGAGGAAAG GAGAACGTCTGCGCCCGCTGTCTGCTGAAGACCTGTATCTgctgtttgtggtgtttggagaAGTGCCTCAACTATCTCAATCAG aatgCATATGCAGCCACCGCCATCAACAGCACCAGTTTCTGTTCGTCAGCCCGCGACGCCTTCGTCTTATTGGTGGAAAACGCGCTGCGTGTCGCTACAATCAACGCCATCGGAGACTTTGTCCTCTTTCTGGGGAAG GTCCTGATCGTGACATCCACAGCATTCGCTGGTGTCCTTCTCCTCAACTACCAGCGAGATTATGCTGAGTGGCTGCTGCCGCTCGCCATCGTGtgtctcttctccttcctcGTCGCCCACTGCTTCCTGTCCGTCTTCGAGATCGTGGTCGACGTCCTTTTCCTCTGTTTCGCCATCGACACCAAGTACAACGACGGTTCTCCAGGGAAAGAGTTCTTCATGGACAAAGCTCTgatg GAATTTgtgcagagcagcaggaggttGGAACGGGCTGTGGATCGTGGGCGGAACCGGGTGAAGGAGGTGGTCTCTGAGGAGGCGGAGATGAAGTCCATGGTGAGTGACAGTGAGAGCAGAGGGGAGGCGGTCAGTGGAGCTGAGTGGGAGGAGCTTCAGGAGTTCCAGGTATACTACCTGTTGGTGGCAGTGCTGGTGGACTGGGTTCTGACGGAGCAGAGCGGCTTTGTCCTCTGTCTCAGTGAGGACGTTGTCCTCTTCCTTTGTGTCTACCTGCCCACCTCCACCCTCTTCCTGTTTGTCAGTCTGCTGCACACGCCAAGCCCCGTCCCCTCTGCCAACGCCACAACATCAGACACCGTCACCACTACATGCTAA